Within Dreissena polymorpha isolate Duluth1 chromosome 13, UMN_Dpol_1.0, whole genome shotgun sequence, the genomic segment gctaaactgtcacaagatacacccgtttgaaggttttggacaccatgctaaacgctggaaatgcactaagtgacctagttttcgacccggcatgacctatatctgaacttgacttagatatcattaagacacaacttctgcccaaatttggtgaagatcggatgaaaactctttcaattaaagagcttacaccatgcttaatccttgaaatgcaccctgtgaactagtttttgacccagcatgacccatatttgaacttgaactagatattgtctagatacaacttctgaccacatttgttgaagatcagatgaaaactacttcaataagagagtggacaccgtgctaaatgcttgaaatgcactaagtaacctcgtgacatagtttttgacctggctggacccatatttgaacttgacctagataacattttgacacaatttctgaccaaatttggtgaagatcggatgataactacttcaatttgagagcggacaccatgcttaatccttgaaatgtactaagtgaacccctgaccttgtttttgacccggcatgacccataattgaacttgacttagatattgtctagataaaacttctgaccaaagtttgtgaagattggatgaaaactacttcaattagagagcagacaccatgcgaaatgcatgaaatgctctaagtgacctcgcgacctagtttttgacccggcataacccatatttgaacttgacctatatatcatttacacacaacttatgaccaaatttggtaaagatcagatgaaaactactccaattagagagccaccaatgctaaatccttcaaatgcactaagtgaccccgtgacctagtttttgacctggcatgacccatattcaaacttgacctagatattgtctagatacaacttctgaccaagtttggtgaagatcggatgaaaactatttgaattagagagtggacactgttatggacgccgccgcccgccaagggtgaaactataatacctcccgttttttcaaaaccggcgtataaaaataagtaatatccctcacagggttcaggtcacacaattaacttatagacaataggcaatacttaattcattcgcttcaaactgtttctcttgacagataacaaatgttcaatcaaattttcattcaagatCTTGTCACTTCAtttggttacaaatttgaaatatactaaaatttgccttcataatggaaacttctattttccaagcatgccttccacttccttgagctgacttcgttgagttcatgataagcagatgcaatctgtaagatttacttataaataactctaaaataagtgattgttacccaaaaaataaaaaaatataaattcttttgtctaattacacactttcacatacataaatgtgacacaagcataaaggcccataaccatccaatcaaaatattcagaaatagaggtgctcattatactaacagtaatgactaagtttgtatacatgtatgttttttcaactatgttttgcaaaatattctcatgcaaaccagggtttccaatttaataagccacatgtacattgcatgtaacaggggtaagacaatgctaacaagaaatgtggttgtcagaaacacaatgccccctaatgcgccactttgattatttttttacctttgacctttaaggatgaccttgatctttcaccactcaaaatgtgcagctccatgagatacacatgcatgccaaatatcaagttgctacgttcaatattgcaaaagttatgaagaaggttaaagttttggttaaagtttttgaattattttttttgacctttgaccttgaaggatgaccttgactttgacctttcaccactcaaaatgtgcagctccatgagatacacatgcatgccaaaaatcaagttgctatgttcaatattgcaaaagttatgatgaaggttaaagttttggttaaagttttgggacacacacacacacacacacacacacacacatggacacatacaatgacagacaggccaaaaacaatatacccccgatcttttgatccgggggcataaaaataatcctggccccgtgttcacaaaacattttttgcaatcgaaaatcgattttgcttgtcattgaaaatggatttccattgtagttgataggcaaaaatgaaaatcgatgtcagttaaaatcgattttcgattgcaaaatcgttttgtgaacacggggcctggttgtgtttttcaagcaatctagctaaaacaaacaggtttaataaaatagaaagattaactaaaatgaacataccagttatatagggctataactatcatattgagtatgtcaacacaaaatcgtgtcattagttgctaaaagatacagaaagcattatatgggaaagtgcatgtgttgaccccctttttttgttactttatttgtacataaaatgcttgtcaagcatacacaagttagtgatttaaagtcataccattggtgagcctatcagcttaattttactctcttttccagtctctggttgcttgatgtggcgactgcagaagtggttcagcaaagcgtcttcgttggagcaaacaaccctgcattctggacaccgattgtgcgcctcctttaaatataaaactttgtgaaacataaaaatatatttaacatttatttttcatcattttaacctataaatacctactaaacaagaactttgacattaacttagataagaaaacatatatattattttcaattaaattgttaaacaagagctgtctccataggatgacgtatgcccccaataaatgctttgatagaaattatgagcatttttcgaaccctaaacgcggaccctaaggtcaaggtcttggggtaaaaatttgtgtgggtatggaaaggccttgtccatatacacatgcatatcaaatatgaatgttacatctgaagcgacaaaagaagttatgagcatttttcgaaacctaaacacaaagtgtgacggacagacagacatcagacaaacagacagaaggacagttcgatcactatatgccctccttcggcggcattaaaaaagttaatccagaaatgcaaaataagtcccaaactagagagcggacaccataattaatccttgaaatgcacgtaatgtaagcaagttagttcaaataacaatgtacacaatttcaatactttcttaaagttagttcaaataacaatgaacacaacttcaatattttcttatcacttaatcaataattattatttaaaaaaaaaacatcctgacagtcccctcacatttatgtgactgaactatcagtcaaaaaaacgtttgttagctaacagggagatatctgttatgggagaaggttcaaaatatttttgccatttcttatatcacactgcaagtgtcagtgctactggctctgggcattttctatttttatcaaaccactaaattcaatgtattttattcagaaaactttgcaaaagacaacctcagtgtctggactgacctgatgcaccaaatcgcacaagtcagctacatctctgaaattatttcaatacaatcattttcattaataaaaatagataacaagagctgtcagaggacagcgcgctcgactattcaaatgcttgacagtataacgtaagccatcatggggaaattgttcatattcaataatttattagatgatctttcaaaaataaaaaaaggaaaaaaaataaaaatttggggagggggtaggggggttgagaggggggtataacgtggggtgtggtcatttattagacgatctgacgatctttcaaaaattttttttaagggcaggggggggccctaggaaggtcagggcggaggttcgggagggcagggcggggcgcccttcgatttaggcctagctggagcactggtattgcacgggtggaatccattgtggtattcaggtaagtgttgttttgtcaaagtattaataaaatcttatcataaataaagaagttatgtgaatttaagcaaaatgtccaattctcaaagtaaaaaaggggccataattctatcaaaatgcttgattcagtggtctaatcttgattataggttggggtcatgttagaaaacaagtatgcaaaatataatagcaatatgtcaaagaacataggaaatatttggggtagtacgcaaactttaacatagatttatcaataatatgcatattctgagtataaaaggggccgtaattctatcaaaatgcttgattaagtggtctgctcttgtttgtaggttaaaggtcatgttggtaaacaagtatgcaatataacaaagcaatatgttaaaggacataggaaatatttggggtagtacgcacaatttaacatagatttatcaataatatgcatattctaagtataaaaggggcaataattctgtcaaaatgcttgatacagtggtctgctcttgtttataggttgggatcatgttggtaaacaagtatgcaaaatatgaaagcaatatgtcaatggacattgaaaatatttgaagtagtacgcaaactttaacatttgcacgctcacggaaacgccaacgccggggtgagtaggatagctccactatatatatttcatatataatagtccagctaaaatacagtcaacaattaaagagttgttgtcactgggaatgtgatcttgcatatatacacttcatgttgacaacatattattttcaattaaattgttaaacaagatctgtctccataggatgacgtatgcccccaataaatgctttgatagaaattatgagcatttttcgaaatctaaatgcattttttgaaccctaaacacggaccctaaggtcaaggtcatggggtaaaaatttgtgtgcatatggaaaggccttgtccatgtacacatgcatatcaaatatgaatgttacatctgaagcgacaaaagaagttatgagcatttttcgaaacctaaacacaaagtgtgacggacggacagacagacatcagataaacagacggaaggacagtgcgatcactatatgccctccttcggcggcataaaaaacgttaatttagaaatgcaaaataagtcccaaactagagagcggacaccatacttaatccttgaaatgcactaagtgaccctgtgacctagtttttgacccggcatgacccatattcgaacatgacctagatgttgtcttgatacaacttctgaccaagtttggtaaagatcagatgaaaactacttcaattagagagcagacaccatgcttaaaccttaaaatgcactaatagaccccatggtctagtttttgacccggcatggcccatattcgagcttgacctagatattgcctagatacaacttctgaccaagtttggtaaagatcagatgaaaactatttgaattagagaggggacaagaaaagtgtgacagacagacagacagtgagaaaactatatacccacttttcttcgaaagggggcataaaaaatgtggagtaaaatatatacaaatgtgttctttttctttgcagactgacttacctatcgaaatagttacataaacaaatatgtataattatattgttaatattatgcgcataaataaaacatttgctatttcatgcaaaattaattgtagacagcaaataatgaaacaagaaaccgtttgagacgggtgatgctccacaaaggtttttttgtcacaatattgcactatatattcagataaaaggaaacgtcttgaggggcataactttggacaaattaatacaatggatggtttagtaacttaaaaatttcaaaaggccataactctgtaaataaatcatctaaccagaacccactaataacatgcgcatctcctcaaggtagttaagcttcccataaagcttcattgtattccagtcagtagttggggagaaatagcccggacaagaattgcactatatgtacagtttatagaaaatttcaaagggccataactctgtgaaaaatcatccgaccataaccggcttataatatgcacatctcctgttggtagcgaagcttcccataaaatttcattgaattcatgtaataagttgctgagaaatagctcggacaagaattgcactatatgtacaatggaaaatttcaaatggccataactctgtggaaaatcatccgacaagaaccagctgataatatgcacatctcctgttggtagtgaagcttcccatacagtttcattgaattcccgtaataagttgctgagaaattgctcggacaagaattgcactatatgtacaatggaaaatttcaaagggccataactctgtgaaaaatcatccgaccagaacccgctgataatagtatacgcacatctcctcttggtagtgatgcttcccataaagtttcattgaattccagtcattagttgctgagaaatagcccggacaagaattgcactatatgtacagtaaatggaaaattttaaagggccataactctgtgaaaaatcatcggaccagaacccgctgataatatgcacatctcctcttggtagtaaatcttcccataaagtttcattgaattccggtcattaattgctgagaaatagccctgacaagaattgcactatatgtacagttaatagaaaatttaaaagggccataactctgtgacaaatcatccgaccagaacccgctgataatatgcacatttcctcttaatagtgaagcttcccattaagtttcattgaattccggcctttagttgctgagaatccaaaaattgttcacggacggacagacggactgacgaagcggctactatatgctcccccccaaatttttttgggggagcataaaatgtcaaattaacatggataatagaaaatattgtgaaatgctttatttataaattagaaactagataacacttctaaaatgattgcaagtttccatgactcattgaggaataaaccatgtaaaatgttagttttgcaaatt encodes:
- the LOC127855491 gene encoding uncharacterized protein LOC127855491 isoform X2, which codes for MDVQQLYLHLGSNDILTNEAVFYRDVADLCDLVHQEAHNRCPECRVVCSNEDALLNHFCSRHIKQPETGKESKIKLIGSPMV
- the LOC127855491 gene encoding uncharacterized protein LOC127855491 isoform X1, encoding MYICDLFTQTFANSVFKGAKFSCDRFRHALLRDLRKMDVQQLYLHLGSNDILTNEAVFYRDVADLCDLVHQEAHNRCPECRVVCSNEDALLNHFCSRHIKQPETGKESKIKLIGSPMV